In Amaranthus tricolor cultivar Red isolate AtriRed21 chromosome 5, ASM2621246v1, whole genome shotgun sequence, a genomic segment contains:
- the LOC130813405 gene encoding uncharacterized protein LOC130813405 codes for MERNEKDMNGNKMQQQKQASISCVQNETHEQQQNPEGRKRNDIPTTNNNRSYKFVRVELGDNVNHFVIERDLGLHKQINEYHPNDREKASVNAVRWLACQNCTFRGDDESISSRNRGNFLELIKYAALYNDEVKKVVWENAPRNASYTPSTIQKEIFHIFASKVKEEVRKKFGEAKFCMILDESQDRAEREQMAILFRFVDKFGILKEQFFDLVHVKNTASLTLKEELYQLLSYHNLNITNVRGQGYEGASNMRGEFNGLKALILKDSPYAYYVHYFAHRLQLALIGATKEVIPIQ; via the exons ATGGAGAGGAATGAGAAGGATATGAATGGGAACAAAATGCAACAACAGAA GCAAGCTTCAATTTCATGTGTTCAAAATGAAACTCATGAGCAACAACAAAATCCagaaggaagaaaaagaaatgacaTTCCAACTACTAACAATAATCGTTCTTATAAATTTGTAAGAGTTGAGTTAGGGGATAATGTTAACCATTTTGTTATTGAACGCGATCTTGGATTACATAAACAAATCAATGAGTATCATCCCAATGATCGTGAAAAA GCTTCAGTCAACGCAGTTCGTTGGTTAGCATGCCAAAATTGTACATTTAGAGGAGATGATGAAAGTATTAGTTCTAGAAATAGAGGAAACTTTCTAGAACTTATCAAATATGCAGCTTTGTACAACGATGAAGTGAAGAAAGTAGTGTGGGAAAATGCACCTA GGAATGCTTCATATACACCATCAACGATACAAAAGGAGATTTTTCATATCTTTGCTAGCAAAGTAAAAGAAGAAGTAAGAAAGAAGTTTGGAGAGGCAAAATTTTGTATGATTTTAGATGAATCACAAGACAGAGCTGAAAGAGAGCAAATGGCGATTTTGTTCAGGTTTGTTGATAAGTTTGGCATTCTTAAGGAGCAATTTTTCGATCTCGTCCATGTTAAAAATACTGCATCATTAACTTTAAAAGAAGAATTATATCAACTTTTGTCTTACCACAACTTGAATATTACAAATGTCCGAGGTCAAGGTTACGAAGGTGCTTCTAATATGCGAGGAGAATTTAATGGCTTGAAAGCTTTGATATTGAAGGACTCTCCTTATGCATattatgttcattattttgctcATAGGCTTCAATTAGCATTAATTGGAGCTACAAAAGAAGTGATTCCCATACAataa
- the LOC130813406 gene encoding uncharacterized protein LOC130813406: MALEVGDHVGCAKEKKNVNQSYSKEEEIVLMCLEGPTRAPLVSLDDNLVSYVGLTTLNIALLGGKSAFYSCNMDAQVKEEVIKISKYKEESLPFTYLGVKIDSKKLSKDDCSFLIDKIAARIKSWGVIEGVISACRNFLWGGKVASHKTPLVAWDLICRKKREGGLGLKESHAWNLALLGKYVWSIASKADNLWVKWINHIYLKDKDWKSYSPTSAASWYWKQLCQVKDRFRSGYNGNKWVFQHKGYTTSSGYKWLRGEGQEVDWAGWVWNNLNIPKHSFLCWLVMWRRVQTKDRLKKMQIQTDELCPLKMLEDQIGINVSIADLTQLSTWLQKPCNGRFRRRVIQCTYAALIYNIWKQRNAAVWRKCIASHQSTVERVTKEIYWRIVSVMPKKKVASGLENDAIKVTKTKGG; encoded by the exons ATGGCCTTGGAAGTAGGAGATCATGTTGGTTGTGCCAAGGAGAAAAAGAATGTTAATCAGTCATATTCGAAGGAAGAGGAAATAGTGTTAATGTGTTTAGAAGGGCCTACAAGGGCTCCGTTGGTATCTCTTGATGATAACTTGGTGAGTTACGTCGGGCTGACAACGTTAAACATAGCGCTTTTGGGAG GGAAATCAGCCTTTTATTCTTGTAATATGGATGCTCAAGTTAAGGAGGAAGTcatcaaaatatcaaaatacAAGGAGGAGAGCCTACCATTCACCTACCTGGGGGTAAAGATTGACTCCAAGAAGCTAAGTAAGGATGATTGTTCTTTCCTCATTGATAAAATAGCTGCTAGAATTAAATCATGGGGC GTTATTGAGGGAGTCATTAGTGCCTGCAGGAATTTCTTATGGGGTGGTAAGGTCGCCAGCCACAAGACCCCCTTAGTTGCCTGGGACTTGATATGtagaaaaaaaagagaaggaGGACTGGGGCTGAAAGAGAGCCATGCCTGGAATTTAGCGTTGCTAGGTAAGTATGTATGGTCCATTGCTAGTAAGGCTGATAACTTGTGGGTAAAATGGATCAACCATATTTATCTGAAAGACAAGGATTGGAAGAGCTACTCCCCAACTTCGGCTGCCAGTTGGTATTGGAAGCAATTATGCCAAGTTAAAGATAGATTCAGAAGTGGTTACAATGGCAACAAATGGGTGTTTCAGCATAAAGGATACACGACCTCTAGTGGCTATAAATGGCTAAGAGGGGAAGGACAAGAAGTTGATTGGGCAGGATGGGTTTGGAATAATCTCAACATCCCTAAACATAGCTTCTTATGTTGGCTAGTGATGTGGAGGAGAGTCCAGACAAAGGACAGGCTGAAAAAGATGCAGATTCAAACAGATGAGCTTTGTCCTCT GAAAATGTTGGAGGACCAAATTGGGATTAATGTCTCAATAGCGGACTTGACCCAGCTCAGTACTTGGCTGCAAAAACCATGTAATGGCAGGTTTCGAAGGAGAGTGATCCAGTGCACCTATGCTGCTCTAATATACAACATTTGGAAGCAAAGGAATGCTGCAGTCTGGCGGAAATGCATAGCAAGTCACCAAAGCACTGTTGAGAGAGTCACTAAAGAGATTTACTGGCGAATTGTTAGTGTAATGCCTAAGAAA aaggtggcttCAGGGTTAGAGAATGATGCTATTAAAGTCACTAAGACCAAGGGTGGTTGA